From the Chryseobacterium sp. G0201 genome, the window AACTGGCTTTATCAAAGGAATAGCATTTAGTTATTAAAAGAGAATTATTTATTTTCTCAATCATTTTCTCTTTGATCGCATAGCTTTTACTTTTTTTATTGAATCATCATTTAAAAAGGTTTCATAATCTTTACTTTCTAAAGGAAATAAGGCAACTTTCCCTTCTGAATTATGATGAATTCCAAAACCATATCTTTTCGCTAATGGTGAGGTACGAAGGCAAGGCTGGCATTTTGAAAAGAACTAATTCCTTTCTTCTTGCTCTTCACTTTTCGAAATATCATTTTTAATTGTGTAACAAGTGAAAATAATATCGTCAGAAGAATATTTATAAGGATTTTTTACAATTTGATCATATTGAAGATTGGCTAACGTTTTTTCATTCTTTTTAGGCGGTACCTGTGCCTTTGAAACAGTGCAGTCATCTGCCACTTCAATAAAAGTATTGGTGTAGTTGGTGGTATGTTCTTTCATATTAACATGATTAAAATATTAGCACTGTGATTTACAATATTCCTTATATTCTAATAGGTCTCCAGGCTGGCAGTCTAACGCTTTACAAATAGCTTCAAGCGTACTGAAACGAATAGCTTTTGCTTTTCCCGTCTTTAAAATCGAAAGATTGGATAGTGTAATATCCACTTTTTCGGACAATTCATTGAGAGATATCTTCCTTTTGGCCATTATTACATCTAAATTTACTATTATTGGCATATAATCTTTGAAATTAATGATTGTTTTTGATGTTAAATAATTCTTAAATTTAATACAAATATCAATAAATATTTGTTGAAAAACAATAAATATTTATTTTTTTTTAATATTTAAACTTTAAAAACTCTAAAACTGTAGAAAATACAGATAAAAAAAACTTTGATTTGAAATTTTTAATTGTATCTTGCATACGTTTATATTTGGAATCAATATTTGTTCATTAATTTATGTTGCTTTTCTTTTATATACCAAATTTTTATTAATTTTTTAATTTTATTCAAAATGAACATTTTTGTTTCAAACATTAATTACTCAACTAAAGAGTACGAGTTACACGATTTATTTGCAGCATATGGTGAGGTATCATCTGCTAAAATAGTTACAGACAGAGAAACTGGTCGTTCTAGAGGTTTCGGTTTTGTAGAAATGGGTGATGAAGAAGGAAAACAAGCAATTGAAGCTCTTAACCAGTACGAACTAAACGGAAAAACGCTTAACGTATCTGAAGCTAAGCCAAGAGAAGAGAAGCCAAGAAGAAGCTTTGACAACAACCGTGGAGGAAACGGTGGTGGTTACGGTGGTGGTGGAAACAACAGAAGCGGTGGCGGTGGCTACGGTGGAGGTGGAAACAGCCGTGGTGGTAATGGCGGTGGAAATCGTTGGTAAAAAAATATAAGCGGCTTTTTTAAGCCGCTTTTTTTATGCACTATTATAATGAAATATTAATTATAGTTTATTTTTTCGTAGTACTTTCTGTTTTTATTTTGAAAATTAACATGAATTTTGTAAGTTAACATTCAATTTAAGAATTAGGTTATGAAAAAACAATTACTTTTGGCATTATTTGCAATTCCAGCCATTGCAAATGCTCAATTTTTCCAAAATTTTGAAGCTTCCGCTTCCCTTCCTACGGGTTGGACAGCCCTCAACGGAGGAGACGCAAATACTTGGGAAATTATAGATTATACTGGTGGAAGTATTACGGCTTACAGTGGTGCGAGAACGGCTTCAATAAGATATAATTCTGATGCCCATGATGATTATTTGGTTACACCTGCTATTACAGTTACTGCCGGAGTAAGCGATTATCTTTCTTTTTATGCACGTAGTCGTGATCCTTTGTATCCGGAAACGATCAGCGTAAAGGTATCTACAACAACACCTACGGCTGCTGCCTTTACGAATACTTTAGCGGCTACTGTAGCTCCATCAAGCGGACCTGATTTTTATAGATATTCTTATGATCTTTCTGCTTATATAGGGCAAACGATTTATATCGGATTCTATTCTGCAACTACAGATCTTTTTTATTTTGATATTGATGATGTTCTTAATGGACCAAAACCGGCATGTGATATCCCGTCTTCTATAGCTGTAAATGGAGTTACTTCAAACTCTGCAAATATAAGTTGGACAGCATCTCCTACGCCAGGTGCAACCTATCAGATTGAATACGGGCCGACAGGATTTACACAGGGAACAGGAACTATGGCAAATAGTGGAACTGCATCCGCAACGCTTCCTTCTCTTAATCCATCTACGGCTTATCAGTTTTATGTAAGATCAAATTGTGCAGCCAACGGATTCAGTACTTGGTCTGCTGCTCAGTCATTTACGACTACATGTGCTCCTTTAGCAACATTCCCGTATACGCAGAACTTTGATAATGCTACGATCCCTTCGTGTTGGGCTAATGAAGCTGTTTCAGGTGCTGGTACTGCAACATGGGCTTATGTTACAGCTAACGGAAACTCTTCAATCACTCCTAAATCAGCACCAACAATGGCTGAATTCAGAACAGAAGAAGCTGGTGAAAAGGCAAAATTATTATTACCTCCATTGAATATCTATGCACTTGCAAATCCGGAACTTAGATTCAGTTTAGCAAACGTAAACTGGTTTGGTGATATTGATGAATTAAGAATTTTTTATAAAGCAAACCCATCTGATGCATGGACTCAGGTAGGAAGTTCTTACACTACTGAAAATGCAGCTTGGCTGGACGTAAGTATTCCTCTTCCAAATAAATCTGCAAACTATCTGATCGCCTTAGAAGGTACTTCGAACTGGGCGAGAGGAATTGATGTAGATAATGTTTCTGTGGTTGATGCTTCTGCTACGTTAGCAGTTAATGATATTGCTAAAAACAGCGGAGTGAAAGTGTATCCAAATCCTGTGAAAGATGTTTTAAATATTAATACTGACAAAAAGGTTAATAGTATTGAAATATTCTCTCTGACAGGTCAGTTGGTACGAAAATTTGATAATAATTCTAAACAAGTGAATGTATCTGATCTGAAAAAAGGAGTTTACTTATTACGAGTAAAATCTGAAGGTAAAGATGAATCATTTAAAATTGTCAAGGACTAAATACAATGAAAGCGGCTTTTAGGCCGCTTTTTTTATGTATTTTATTTCTCTTTTATCAGCAGTACTGCATTGTCGTAATAGATGGAGCCTGATTTATTGTATGGCGATTTATCATTCGAAATAGTAAGAAAAACTACTTTGATATGATATTTACCAAGATCTTTTTCCAAGGAGATTTCCGGTAATTTTACGACACCTTTTCTGCCCGAATATTCTTTAAATAAATTATTAATGCCGGGAGTGAAATCTACTTCTTCTTTCGAATTAAGGTTTACTTTTAATGTAACTCCTTTATCGGATCTTTCGATTATATTGAATTTGTCACCATTTATTTCTTTAGTATCATCATTATAATTTCTTAAATTAAAGGAATATTGATAATTATCTAAAGTGATATATTGTTTTTCAGATTCTAGGCTAAGCCTTTCGTAATCAGAAGTGATTGTTCTGTTTGTATTGGTAAATTCACTCTGAACACTAAATCTTAAAATTGAAAACGGATTCGCTTTAATCTCATTTTCTAAGGTGTGATTCTTTTTTGTATCCACTAGATTTAAAAGAAAATCTGCCTGTTTTCTTTCTGCTAAAAATTCAAATTTATCTCCAATTTCATTAACGATGGTATCGGTTACTTTCTTTTGAAAATCGATTTTATTGTTGCTTAATAATTGCTTTTCATTTAAAAGTTTAAGCAATTCAGATTTTTGACTTCTTTTTGAAACACTGAAAGCATTTAAATAAGGAAATGTCAATGCAAAAACTCCAAAAGCAAACAAACTTATCGGAATAAATTTTATACTTGAATTCTTCTTAAATACAAAATAAATTACAATACTTAAAAGCCATAAAGCCAAGAGAAGCACAAAATATCTGGGTTCAGTATATCCATATTCCAAGATTCTTGTAAAAATTGCTGTAAACAAAAGGATAATAAGCGGAATAATTGTGAAATAAAAGACTTTTGAAAAGATTTTTACCCAAGATTTTGTATTATTCTCTTTCAATGGATGAACTAGCAATAAAGCCAGAATTCCCACAATACTGTACGCTAAAACAAGGTAAGAAACCCAACCTCTCGGAAGCTGCCAGTTGATCAGTATTTTAAATGAATAGAAATACAGAATTATGACGTAAATAAATAATAATGGAATTAAAATAAACTGCGTGAAAAATTTTAATATTACAGGATATTTTCCATCTTTTTCAAGGTAACTTAATCCTTTTTCATTAAATAATAAGAAGATAAAGCAACTCCCGAAAATAGCAAAGAAAAAGAAAAGATCTGCATAAAGCTTATCATTAAAATCAAAATCAAAAAGCTTATCAACCGCCAAAACCGCCAATTGTACACCGCCAGTAAGTACACCTGTAAAAATTGCTGTAAGGAAAATATTAACGAACAGATTTTTGTTATACTGCCAGAAATTAAGTTCTTTATTCTTATCTAAAAAAGGGACAAAAGAAACCAGCAAGTGGGAGAGTAGAAACGTTATTGCAATAATGTAACCATGCGTTTCTATAAACTCTTTTTTCTCGTCGGGAAAGATAAAGTAAAAGCCAATCAGGAAAATAACTCCGCAAATCTCCAATAAAAAAGCCTTACCAATTCTTTGGGAAAGCATTTTTAAAGCAAATAGTAAAGAAATTCCGAGACCAAGACACATCGTGACTTTGGAATAGGTAAAGAACGATGTTTCACTAGAGCTTGTTTCGGCCATATAAATAGCCCCACCCGCAGTAAGCAGCGCTATAACCAAAACCATGGGATAACGGAATATTACATCACCCACTTTCCCGATTATTTCTCGAAATTTTGTTTTCATGATCTAAGTGTTTTTGTGTTTAGTCTTTTTTCTTCTTCTTTTTTTTGTCTTTATCTTTATCCTTGGCTTTTTTATCTTTTTTAGGATTTAAAATCTCATTGGCAATTTCCAGTTTCGGAGCCTTTACTTTTGTAGGTTTAAGTTCCATTTTAAGATCAAAATAACTTCTGAGATCATCTTGTGAAACCAATTTTTCGTTCATTAAAAACTCCAGGATCTCTTTTCCGGAATCATGAAAAAAATTATGTGAAAGCTCTTTTAATAAGAATTTCTTATAATTTTCGAAAGGCATAATAACTGTATATTTAAAAATTCTGCCCTCCTTTTCAGTAGATAAATAACCTTTTTCAACCAATATTTTCAAGTATGTAGAAACTGTATTTTGGTGTGGTTTCGGCTCAGGATGCTGCTCCATCACATCTTTTAAATAAAATGAATTCAGCGTCCAAAAAAGTTTCATTAAATTCTCTTCGGCAGAGGTAAGATGATTTATTTTCATATATTCTTAATGTTGAAATTGTATATTGCAATAAAGATAAATAAAAGATACCAGAAAAGCTATTCCGGCTCCCATAAATACCTCTTTTACGGTGTGTCTTTTTAAAATAATTCTCGTAATTCCTACCAAAGCGGCAATTCCCAACCAAAGGATTCCCATTTTCCAGTTTAATGCAAAAAATAATGCTGCCACAAATACATTAAATGCTGTGTGCATCGAACTTTTAATGAAAAAATTACTGATCTGTAAAGAAAAAAGAAGAATTAATATAAAAAGCATGATAAAATCGATATATCCGTTTTTGATATAATTAAAAAGCATGTAACCGGTAACACAAACTGCGATAAAAATGTATAACGTTTTCCTCTGAACCCGATTGGAGACATCCATATTCGTATATCTTCCGGTTCTTACATTCCAAACCAGCCAAATCACAACAGGTAAAATCACAATTAATAATATGGGAAGAAAGTGTGTAACAGACTCTTTAAAAGTATATTCCCGAAGGCTCATATAAATGAAAAATATAAACAGAGAAGTCAATGGATTAAAAAAATCTGAGATGATTTTTGAGATTTTATGTATAAATGAAGGCTGTTTTTCTTCCATATTTAAGTTTGATAATGTAAATATAATACTATAACTAAAAAAACAATTGGTATGTATACAATAAAAATGAAGTTTTTTTTATAATTTTGCTCAACTATTTCATAATAAATAAGCAAGAGCTAACACATGAAAGAATTTTCTAAAGAGGTATACCTGAAGTGGTATGAAGATATGACAATGTGGAGAAGGTTTGAAGACAAATGCCGTTCTCTTTATTTAAAACAAAAAATCAGAGGTTTTTTACATTTGTATAATGGTCAGGAGGCTATACCTGCTGGTTTCACGCATGCAATGGATTTAACTAAAGATAGTATGATCACTGCTTACAGATGCCACATCCATCCAATGGCAATGGGAGTAGACCCTAAAAGAATCATGGCAGAACTTTGTGGTAAAGCTACAGGTACGTCAGGAGGTATGGGTGGATCTATGCACATTTTCAGTAAAGAACACCGTTTTTATGGTGGTCACGGTATTGTTGGGGGTCAGATTCCTTTAGGTGCAGGGATTGCTTTTGCAGATAAATTTTTTGACAGAAAAGCGGTAAATATCTGTTTCTTCGGAGATGGAGCAGCAAGACAGGGTTCATTACATGAAACGTTTAACATGGCGATGAACTGGAAACTTCCGGTAGTATTCGTTGTAGAAAACAACCAGTATGCAATGGGAACTTCTGTTAAGAGAACAGCTAACCACGAAGATATCTATAAATTAGGTTTAGGATACGAAATGCCTTGTCTTCCTGTAGATGCAATGGATCCTGTGAAAGTAGCAGAAGCTGCTTACGAGGCTATTGAAAGAGCAAGAAGAGGAGATGGGCCAACTTTCATCGAAGCTAGAACTTACCGTTACAGAGGTCACTCTATGTCTGACGCTGAGCCTTACAGATCTAAGGATGAAGTGGCTATTCATAAAAATGATGACCCTATCGAATTGGTTAAATCAAGAATCTTATCAAACAACTGGGCAACTGAGCAGGAATTAGAAGTTATCGATAACAAATCAAGAGATTTTGTTGATGAGTGTATCGAATTCATGGAAAATTCTCCATATCCGGATGCAGATAAAGTGTATGAGTATGTTTATTCTCAGGAAAACTATCCATTCTTAGACAAATTAGAAAACTAATAAATAATTTGCTGATAACGATGATATGCTGGTGTGTTAATTATTTTCACTTTTAAGGTATCATCACATCATCAACATTAACAAATTAATAAATTAAATTATGGCAGAAGTTATTACAATGCCGCGTCTTTCCGACACTATGACGGAAGGTAAAGTGGCGAAATGGCATAAAAAAGTAGGTGATAAAGTAAAGGAAGGAGATATTTTAGCTGAAATTGAAACAGATAAAGCTGTTCAGGATTTCGAATCTGAAGTAGAAGGAACTCTTTTATACGTTGGTGTAGAAGAAGGAGGTGCTGCTGCTGTAGATTCTATTTTAGCGATTATCGGTAATGAAGGTGAAGATATTTCAGCGTTGAAAGGAGGCAGTGCTCCTGCAGCTGGAGCTTCTGAAGAGAAAAAATCTGAAGAAGAATCTAAAACGGAAAATGAAGCAACAAGCGTAGAACAAACTACTGCTGAAGTGCCTGCCGGTGTTGAAGTTATTACAATGCCAAGACTTTCTGATACAATGACAGAAGGTAAAGTGGCGAAATGGCATAAAAATGTTGGAGATACAGTAAAAGAAGGTGATCTTCTTGCTGAGATTGAGACAGATAAAGCAGTTCAGGATTTTGAATCTGAATTCAACGGAGTATTATTGAAGCAAGGTGTTGAAGAAGGCGGTGCTGCTCCGGTTGATTCAGTATTGGCAATTATCGGACCTGAAGGAACTGACGTTTCTGGCGTTGGAGCTGCAAAACCTGCTGCTCAGTCTTCAGAAAAGCCTGCAGAACAAAAAGCTGAAGCTAAAACAGAAGAAAAACCTGCTGCTCAGGCTGTAAGTTCTTCATCTACCGACAGAGTTGCAATTTCTCCTTTAGCTAAAAAAATGGCTCAGGATAAAGGAGTTGACATTCACGGTATTCAGGGTTCTGGAGAAAACGGAAGAATCGTTAAAAAAGATATTGAAAACTATCAGCCATCTCAGGCAAAACCCGCAGCATCTGCGCCGACTGTAAATCCGGCTGCTCATGTTGCATTAAGTTTTGTTCAGGGAGAAGATACAGAGACTCCAAACTCTCAGGTAAGAAATATCATCGCGAAACGTCTTGCTGAAAGTAAATTCTCTGCTCCTCACTATTATCTAATGGTGGAGATCAATATGGATAAAGCAATTGAAGCTAGAAAAGAAATCAATTCTTTACCTGATACTAAAATTTCTTTCAACGACATGATTATTAAGGCGACTGCTGTTGCTTTAAGAAAACATCCACAAGTTAATTCTAGCTGGGCTGGAGATAAAGTGATCCACAGAGGAAATATCAATATTGGTGTAGCGGTAGCTATTCCTGACGGATTGGTGGTTCCTGTTCTTAAAAACACAGATCAGATGACGTATACTCAGATTTCTGCTGGTGTTAAGGATATGGCTGGAAGAGCTAAATCTAAAGGTCTTAAGGCAAACGAAATGGAAGGTTCTACTTTCTCAGTTTCTAACTTAGGAATGTTCGGAATTGAAACATTTACGAGTATCATCAATCAACCAAACTCTGCAATCCTTTCAGTAGGAGCAATCATCGAGAAACCGATCGTAAAAGACGGACAGATCGTAGTTGGAAACATCATGAAGCTTTCATTAGCTTGTGACCACAGAGTGGTAGACGGTGCTACAGGTGCTCAGTTCTTACAAACTTTAAAAACATATTTAGAAAGTCCTTTAACTTTGTTACTGTAATTTTCTAAGTTTTGAAATACAAAAACCTCTCAATTTTGGGAGGTTTTTTTGTAGGTTAAATTTTTCACTCTGTTTGTCATTCCGGAGGAATCTAAACATAGTATTAGAAAATAGTTTGGAAAAATTCGTGTCTAGATTCCTCCGGGATGACAAAGTGGATGATGTTAATTTCTAAACATTCATCTTTGCTGAGTGTTAAAGCCTTTGTGAACGAAAAAATATGTAGATTGAAATTAAAAAATCCTAGCATACCTTGCGTTTAAAATTTAAGTTTAAAAAAATTGACCAACGAAGTGCATTGACCACTCACAATTCACCTTAAATTTCTCTAATATTTCAAATCAATTCACTATTTTTGGCTCATGATTAAAGCAAGAAATATCCATAAATCTTATGGGAATTTAGAAGTATTAAAAGGTGTTGATATTCATATCAAAACCGGAGAGGTTGTTTCTATTGTTGGAGAATCAGGTGCAGGAAAATCTACTTTACTGCAGATCTTGGGAACATTGGATCTACCTTCGAACTCAAACAAATACGATACAGAGATCTCAATAGCAGGTGAGTCATTTATTAATATGAATGATAAGCAGCTTTCTAAATTCAGGAACCAGAATATTGGTTTTGTATTTCAGTTTCATCAGTTGTTGCCGGAATTTACGGCATTGGAAAACGTATTATTGCCGACAAAAATCGGCGGAGCCAACGAAAAAGAATCATTAGAAAAGGCGTATGCTTTGTTTGAAGATTTGAAAATCGAACAAAGGTTGCAACATAAACCCAACCAATTATCGGGTGGGGAAGCGCAAAGGGTAGCCGTTGCCAGAGCATTGATTAATTCTCCTAAAATCATTTTTGCGGATGAACCTACAGGTAACTTAGATTCAAAAAATGCGGATGATTTGCACAGGTTATTCTTTGATTTAAGAGATAAATACAATCAGACATTCGTGATTGTAACGCACAACCCTAATCTTGCGGAAATTACTGACAGAAAATTAGTCATGAAAGACGGAATGATTATCGAGTAAATTCCTGTCAAATGATGAAACACTTTATTTTTTTATTCCTTTTTTTTATTTCCTGTTCTAAATTTGAATCTCAGGCCAATAATGTTGTTGATTATCTTCCAAAATCAAAAGTTTCGGAAATTAAAAACTATATTAAAGGAAAAAATTATAATCAGGATTTGGCGGTTTTTATCAATTTTAAAATTCATTCGGGAAAGTATAGATATTTCGTTTATGATCTGAAAAAAGATCAAATTTTACAGAAAGCAGTTGTTGCTCATGGAGAAGGTTCTGTAGTTTCGAATTCTAATAATTTACAATTCAGCAATATTGATGGTTCTCACCAATCATCTTTGGGGAAATATGAAATTCGCGAAAGTTATAACGGAAAATTCGGAAAGGCATATCGCTTAGACGGACTTGATGAAACAAACAATAATGCAAGACCTAGAGCAATTGTTCTTCATTCTTATTATTGCGTTCCGGATCAGGAATCAATAAATCCAGTATGTTTAAGTTTTGGTTGTCCAATGCTTTCAAAAAATGCATTCAACGAAACTGCAAAATACATCGACCAATCAAAACAGCCTATCATTTTATACGCATTTTATTAGACTCATAATTCATCATTTATAACTCATAAGTTCCCAACATGTCCATAAAATTCCTTGCAGAAGACGACAGACCCAGAGAAAAGTTTATGCTGAAAGGCAAAGGCTCACTTTCTGATTCCGAATTGCTTGCGATCATTATGGGAAGCGGAAATAGAGATGAAACTGCTTTAGAATTAGCCAGAAAGATTTTAGCATCTGTTAATAATAATTGGAATCAGTTAAGTTTATTGTCGGTGAAAGATCTAACGAAATTTAAAGGAATTGGCGAGGTGAAAGCAATTTCTATTGCAACAGCTTTGGAAATCGGGAGAAGAAGAGCCAGTCAGGAAATTCCTGAAAAGCCAATGATTTCGAACAGTAACGGAGCATATCAGATTTTTAAAAATCATCTTTCAGATTTACGGACAGAAGAATTTTGGGCTATTTTTCTGAATCAAAGTAATAAAGTTCTCCATACCGCTCAATTAACTCAAGGAGGAATTAACCAATCGATTGTGGATGTCAGAATTCTATTTAAAACAGCGCTGGATCATTTTTCCACGGGAATTATCATTGCTCACAATCATCCATCAGGAAATTTAAAACCGAGCAGGGAAGATCTGGATATTACACAAAAAATAAAAGAAGCAGGAACATTTCTAAATATTCAGCTTTTAGATCATTTGATCATTACACAGAATTCATACTTAAGTTTCTCAGACGAAGGATTATTATGATTAGAAGATTGAAATATAACGAGATTGATTTCAAAAAATACACTGAATGTTTAGAAAATTCTGAACAGAAAAATTGGTACGCCAATAAAAATGTTCTTGACCAGCTTTCAGGAAATTGGGAATTATTAATTTATGGAGACTATGAAGCTGTAATGCCGATTCCGTTGAAAAAAAAAATGGGTTTAAATTTTATTCTTATGCCTCTTTTTTGTCAGCAGTTAGGCATATTTTCTAAAGAAGACAACCGTGAAATTAATGACCAATTTTTAAAGGTTTTACAAAAAAAATCAAACGTTTTTTTATATTCATTTAATCAGAAGAATAATTTTGGAGAAAAATTAGAAAAAAAGAAAAATTACATCATTCCAATTTCTGATTATGTGATTTTAAGGCGGACAAAATATTTTAAAGGAAGAAAATCTACAGCTAAATGCGCTCAGCACCTTTTTTATAAAGAAATAGATCTAAGCGCTGAAATTATTTCTTTTATTGAAAATAATTATAAAGGAATTCCTAAAAGATCAGACTACGAAAAATTTATAAAATATTTAGAATTTTTAAATGTAAATGGCTTTCTTAAGCTATACGGAGCTTATTTGGATGAAAAACTGATCAATTTGGCGGTTATCATTTCAGAAGAAAATCAACTTTCATTATTAGCCTTAATTAATGATGAATCTTACAAAAACGAAAACGGACCTTCTTTTTTAATAGATAAAAT encodes:
- a CDS encoding helix-turn-helix domain-containing protein; protein product: MPIIVNLDVIMAKRKISLNELSEKVDITLSNLSILKTGKAKAIRFSTLEAICKALDCQPGDLLEYKEYCKSQC
- a CDS encoding RNA recognition motif domain-containing protein — its product is MNIFVSNINYSTKEYELHDLFAAYGEVSSAKIVTDRETGRSRGFGFVEMGDEEGKQAIEALNQYELNGKTLNVSEAKPREEKPRRSFDNNRGGNGGGYGGGGNNRSGGGGYGGGGNSRGGNGGGNRW
- a CDS encoding T9SS-dependent choice-of-anchor J family protein; translated protein: MKKQLLLALFAIPAIANAQFFQNFEASASLPTGWTALNGGDANTWEIIDYTGGSITAYSGARTASIRYNSDAHDDYLVTPAITVTAGVSDYLSFYARSRDPLYPETISVKVSTTTPTAAAFTNTLAATVAPSSGPDFYRYSYDLSAYIGQTIYIGFYSATTDLFYFDIDDVLNGPKPACDIPSSIAVNGVTSNSANISWTASPTPGATYQIEYGPTGFTQGTGTMANSGTASATLPSLNPSTAYQFYVRSNCAANGFSTWSAAQSFTTTCAPLATFPYTQNFDNATIPSCWANEAVSGAGTATWAYVTANGNSSITPKSAPTMAEFRTEEAGEKAKLLLPPLNIYALANPELRFSLANVNWFGDIDELRIFYKANPSDAWTQVGSSYTTENAAWLDVSIPLPNKSANYLIALEGTSNWARGIDVDNVSVVDASATLAVNDIAKNSGVKVYPNPVKDVLNINTDKKVNSIEIFSLTGQLVRKFDNNSKQVNVSDLKKGVYLLRVKSEGKDESFKIVKD
- a CDS encoding DUF4153 domain-containing protein, producing MKTKFREIIGKVGDVIFRYPMVLVIALLTAGGAIYMAETSSSETSFFTYSKVTMCLGLGISLLFALKMLSQRIGKAFLLEICGVIFLIGFYFIFPDEKKEFIETHGYIIAITFLLSHLLVSFVPFLDKNKELNFWQYNKNLFVNIFLTAIFTGVLTGGVQLAVLAVDKLFDFDFNDKLYADLFFFFAIFGSCFIFLLFNEKGLSYLEKDGKYPVILKFFTQFILIPLLFIYVIILYFYSFKILINWQLPRGWVSYLVLAYSIVGILALLLVHPLKENNTKSWVKIFSKVFYFTIIPLIILLFTAIFTRILEYGYTEPRYFVLLLALWLLSIVIYFVFKKNSSIKFIPISLFAFGVFALTFPYLNAFSVSKRSQKSELLKLLNEKQLLSNNKIDFQKKVTDTIVNEIGDKFEFLAERKQADFLLNLVDTKKNHTLENEIKANPFSILRFSVQSEFTNTNRTITSDYERLSLESEKQYITLDNYQYSFNLRNYNDDTKEINGDKFNIIERSDKGVTLKVNLNSKEEVDFTPGINNLFKEYSGRKGVVKLPEISLEKDLGKYHIKVVFLTISNDKSPYNKSGSIYYDNAVLLIKEK
- a CDS encoding BlaI/MecI/CopY family transcriptional regulator, with translation MKINHLTSAEENLMKLFWTLNSFYLKDVMEQHPEPKPHQNTVSTYLKILVEKGYLSTEKEGRIFKYTVIMPFENYKKFLLKELSHNFFHDSGKEILEFLMNEKLVSQDDLRSYFDLKMELKPTKVKAPKLEIANEILNPKKDKKAKDKDKDKKKKKKKD
- a CDS encoding phosphatase PAP2 family protein translates to MEEKQPSFIHKISKIISDFFNPLTSLFIFFIYMSLREYTFKESVTHFLPILLIVILPVVIWLVWNVRTGRYTNMDVSNRVQRKTLYIFIAVCVTGYMLFNYIKNGYIDFIMLFILILLFSLQISNFFIKSSMHTAFNVFVAALFFALNWKMGILWLGIAALVGITRIILKRHTVKEVFMGAGIAFLVSFIYLYCNIQFQH
- the pdhA gene encoding pyruvate dehydrogenase (acetyl-transferring) E1 component subunit alpha; translated protein: MKEFSKEVYLKWYEDMTMWRRFEDKCRSLYLKQKIRGFLHLYNGQEAIPAGFTHAMDLTKDSMITAYRCHIHPMAMGVDPKRIMAELCGKATGTSGGMGGSMHIFSKEHRFYGGHGIVGGQIPLGAGIAFADKFFDRKAVNICFFGDGAARQGSLHETFNMAMNWKLPVVFVVENNQYAMGTSVKRTANHEDIYKLGLGYEMPCLPVDAMDPVKVAEAAYEAIERARRGDGPTFIEARTYRYRGHSMSDAEPYRSKDEVAIHKNDDPIELVKSRILSNNWATEQELEVIDNKSRDFVDECIEFMENSPYPDADKVYEYVYSQENYPFLDKLEN
- a CDS encoding pyruvate dehydrogenase complex dihydrolipoamide acetyltransferase, whose translation is MAEVITMPRLSDTMTEGKVAKWHKKVGDKVKEGDILAEIETDKAVQDFESEVEGTLLYVGVEEGGAAAVDSILAIIGNEGEDISALKGGSAPAAGASEEKKSEEESKTENEATSVEQTTAEVPAGVEVITMPRLSDTMTEGKVAKWHKNVGDTVKEGDLLAEIETDKAVQDFESEFNGVLLKQGVEEGGAAPVDSVLAIIGPEGTDVSGVGAAKPAAQSSEKPAEQKAEAKTEEKPAAQAVSSSSTDRVAISPLAKKMAQDKGVDIHGIQGSGENGRIVKKDIENYQPSQAKPAASAPTVNPAAHVALSFVQGEDTETPNSQVRNIIAKRLAESKFSAPHYYLMVEINMDKAIEARKEINSLPDTKISFNDMIIKATAVALRKHPQVNSSWAGDKVIHRGNINIGVAVAIPDGLVVPVLKNTDQMTYTQISAGVKDMAGRAKSKGLKANEMEGSTFSVSNLGMFGIETFTSIINQPNSAILSVGAIIEKPIVKDGQIVVGNIMKLSLACDHRVVDGATGAQFLQTLKTYLESPLTLLL
- a CDS encoding ABC transporter ATP-binding protein — translated: MIKARNIHKSYGNLEVLKGVDIHIKTGEVVSIVGESGAGKSTLLQILGTLDLPSNSNKYDTEISIAGESFINMNDKQLSKFRNQNIGFVFQFHQLLPEFTALENVLLPTKIGGANEKESLEKAYALFEDLKIEQRLQHKPNQLSGGEAQRVAVARALINSPKIIFADEPTGNLDSKNADDLHRLFFDLRDKYNQTFVIVTHNPNLAEITDRKLVMKDGMIIE
- a CDS encoding murein L,D-transpeptidase catalytic domain-containing protein; its protein translation is MMKHFIFLFLFFISCSKFESQANNVVDYLPKSKVSEIKNYIKGKNYNQDLAVFINFKIHSGKYRYFVYDLKKDQILQKAVVAHGEGSVVSNSNNLQFSNIDGSHQSSLGKYEIRESYNGKFGKAYRLDGLDETNNNARPRAIVLHSYYCVPDQESINPVCLSFGCPMLSKNAFNETAKYIDQSKQPIILYAFY
- the radC gene encoding RadC family protein codes for the protein MSIKFLAEDDRPREKFMLKGKGSLSDSELLAIIMGSGNRDETALELARKILASVNNNWNQLSLLSVKDLTKFKGIGEVKAISIATALEIGRRRASQEIPEKPMISNSNGAYQIFKNHLSDLRTEEFWAIFLNQSNKVLHTAQLTQGGINQSIVDVRILFKTALDHFSTGIIIAHNHPSGNLKPSREDLDITQKIKEAGTFLNIQLLDHLIITQNSYLSFSDEGLL